The stretch of DNA TTTGGTACCTTTCTGACACATCTAGAATCAACCGCATTACATTTTGTACAGATTCAGGAATGATGACCTGGACAAAAGACTCAGAAAAAACTACATTATATGTAATGgatctttttttaattttttgactGTTGTAGTTCGGAATATATAGATAGAGATGCAAATCAGTTGATAAGACGTTACGAAGTTACCGAAGTTATAAATCTTCAAGAACATTTACCAAGTTTCAAGGTTGAAGCAAAACTGCTCACTAAAGCACAATTTAAAAAGTATTATATCAAATCATTGAGGATCATTATGTGCTAGGAATTCTTTATAATTTATTGTATTCGAGAACAGTTCGTATACTATTTCTTCGTTCAGTTGAGTAGACTAGAAGTTTTAGTTtaggcagtgttaagtccaaactgaactGGATTTTTGCAAATTTCTTGTAAAGATCAAAGCCTTCTAGTgtgatttttttccaaaaagaagaaggggtgacgtaggagcttaagttctccaaacatccagaaacaaacttgcgtatattttaaattcagtttACTTAgtcaatatattatttgaagTATTTTAATCTGTCAATTCGGATTCTTTCCGCACATATGTTTTTAGCCAACTGACATTGACAATCGAGAATATCAAGTTCAGTTTCAAACCAAActcaataattttgaaaaaaaaagaatttagGAAGTGTTCATTCAAAcatcccttctaaacacttcaacTGATTccatcaagtggtatcagagcgaggttTATTCTTGTCTCTTgacattttctaaaaatggctTCATTCAACAAGATCTCTATGTTCTCCACAGAACGATCCGATGACTAGAAGATAAGGATGCAGATTCATTTAGTTGCACAAGATGAAGATATGAAAATTATGAAAGTAAATACGGTTGTTGCTATAACTGATGGAGCTTCTCATAAATTTGAAAAGCCCTGAGATGTATAGAAAACAATGTTAAAAAGAAAGACAACATCGATAATATGTCTAAAGACATACTGTATAAAACTCTTGACGAGAATACATTTAGCAAGATCAAGATTTGCAATACAACAAAGGAAATTTGTGAAAAATTGATTGAGTTGTGCAAAGGAAATAAactaacaaaagaaaacaaactttCTATTGCTAAACAAAAGTTTGACATCATCAAAATGAAACAAGGAGAATCATTGTCTCAATTTGATGAACGAGTAAGTAGCATTATCATTTAACTCAGTGCACTTGGGAAAGTATACAGTAACCGAGAATTTATCCTGAAAGTGATGCTCTTAATGAAATTAAACGATTCTGGTTTATTTCGAAAATAACTCATAGATCTAAAACTTTCATTTGAGCCAAAATTCCATAATTCTAGTGCACAGAGCTCATATTTGCAAAATACAATAGGTTTTTATCCCGACTCAAATACATAATACAATTTAGATACATTTTGGtaaataaaatcatatcaaatccatatctgattgatattcgATTATTATAGTGAATAAAGAAAGTTAACACAAAGCAATACAAGTTCTATTTGAAACAAAACTACTAATTCGCAATGTCAAAATCGCAGCAACATAAAGAACGGACTCCAATTACACGACACCTACTGAAACAGAATATGGCTACATTTGTTAGCTTGAATTCAATCCAGCTGCACAATTATACTAAGAATTCGCAACAAGAATAGCTCACCAAACTAAATCAAATGAGCTTGGATCGAGCGGCTGATAAGGGAAGAGAACTGAGATTAGTTACATATTATAATATTGCTCCACTGCAGCTGACCTGATTTCTGAAATCACAAGAGAAACTCACCCAAGCCAGCTGGAAAAATGTTGAGAGGAACCCGTCTAAACCAAGAGAGGTACTAGCTCAACAAATTGATGTCGATCTAGAGCAAAGTCGAGAGGACTGGAGCTGCTGTTGTCGTGGTTGCTGCACTATTTTCCAGCAGCTACATAGTCAGATTCTGGTGAGGAAGAAGGCAATGACTGTAGCTTGAAGGAGAGAAAAAGATGAGCAACGAGTTGGCAAGGGATTTGgggattttctttcttttattgGTAAGGAAATGTGGTATGTATATGTGTGTAttgtattttgtttttatttatctcgattttgtatttaatttattcttgtgtgttatttttattttatatttattttatatcatttaaatctctgatatttaaaatacatattttagtACACTTTCTAAATTTATtgggcataaataattatttaattaacaaaCTCGATAATTGTTCTAATTATATCAAATTACGTTATAATTAATTTACAAGGTCTTACATCTCTTCTCTGGTAAGTGCTCTCATGAATTTGAGAGCAATTACTTTGTTGTCATGTTTTTTGCCAAGAGCTACTAACTCATTGATAATACTGCtgaatttttcatcaaaattattTCAATATTCTTCAATCTTCATTTTACACATTCTCAAACTTATGCATTGCTACAGAAGTTTATTCTCCTTTGTCTGGTCATTCCCTTCACATATCTGGATCAATTTTTCTCAGATTTCTTTTGCAGAAGAACGCATCTTGAGTTTTCTGATGGTGTTCTTGTCAAGAGTCTTGTACAGAATATCATTTGCTACATTATCCATATTagctttctttttatctttgCTGGTCCACTCGATTCTGTGTTTTCTAGCATTTGTGCATCAACACTTGTTACGACCACTGCTTAGATTTACTTTAATGATTTTAACGGGACCATCAATAATGACATATCACATGTCATTGTCTTGTACTGAGAGATGAGCTTTCATTCTGATTTTAAAGTCATCagagtcttcttttgagaacttAGGAATCTTGTTGGAGGATACCATGAATATATTCAATAGATGTTTCAGAACAAGATAAACCATctatgataccacttgttaggatcggtgaAGTGTTTGGAAGGGGATTAAACAAGCACTTCAAacttcaaataattttgcttCTAAAAAGTGTGCttctgaaatatttttaaaattcagaaGCTAGTCTCGTTTTTGGAAAGTGTAGCAGACAACTTCGATAAGTGCGAAAACAATCCACAACACTTTAGTGAAACTAAATGCAATAGTTTAGTAAGACACAAAACTTGTTTCTAGAAGTTCGAAGGACAAAACACATCTATGTCTTCCCTTATTTTGTTTCCAGAAAGTATCATTAGAAAATTTTGATTGATAcacacttgtacaaacccaatTCAGTAGATCTTActattgcctactgaaactcctCGTATTACGTTGCAACGCTTCGATCGATTTAGTTATGGGAAATACACTTTCCACATATTACAAATACTTCACACTTTATAGTAGATAAAACAAAGAGTAAGTGAGAATAAAGCACGAAGTGATCTTCTCGATCTGATATATATTAAAAGTGTGTACTGGTTTTCCGAGAATTTGAAAAGCTTGAGTCTTTTTAACAAATTTTCACAATAAATTCAGAGTTTCAGAGTTGGAGAGTTTTTGTGAAACATCAAGAGACCTTTATATAGTTAATTTGTAACGTTCAATAAATAACTGACTCTTTTTCTGGTTGAGTGTACCTGAATTCAAGAGTGGACTTTGTTAAAGAgagtaataaataattttatattgttcatttaatGTCATTAAATGAAGTGTAATTTTGCACAGAACAGTTATATTAAATACGAACATTATCTTATAAAAAGTACATACAAAATGGATAACACTAGTCTTTTATTAAgtaataatatatgatttgatGTTAGTCTAATATTTTATCACTAGTACGAAATCTAATGTTTCTAGTTTTGAAATTTCGCAGTTTAGTTTTACTCAATGTATGTTAATGACTGTCTACTGGAGTATCTTTTTAGCAAATGTTCTGGTTTTCTCTTAACTTTTCTCTTAACTTCGGATTTCCTCTTAACTAGCACATCATGACCTCAACAACTTATTTACACCTCCATATTTATCATTATGTCTTTAGTCCATTGAATTTTTTACCATAATACTTCGAGTTCTAGACTCttaaaaaaacaagaaattaAATTGAATCGTTATTTTTAACCATAAAATTAATCTTAATAAGGACAAATATGTATTATTTCTAAAGTTCCGGACaagattttttttagaaatatttAAGCACCACAAAATTTAAGTGGAAAACTATATAGacaacaaaattattttcaacaaCGTAAATATTTGTACGTCCTCacgtaaaaaaatatattactaTTGCTAATTTTCTTGTTATTTATATACAATATTAAGCTACTAAAACTAATCAATATTGATGATTATGAAATCATTAACACAATTAAATGATATAAAAAGATGTCGCTATATAtgtaaaaatttattatgtttaaacAAAACACTACGTTAGTTTCTTATATTTGTGACAACGCAAAACCTGAAATACGAATTGCTCATTCAGACAATTACATTTGTCTTGGATAattagttttaatttttttttaattataattgaTCTGATATGTTATtgtattttatgaattttacttaaaaaatatcattcttaTTTACTCCACACGTGCTTTTATagagtgtatatatataaatatatatttgggTCAAAAGTGAATAAAATATACGAGCGCTCAGGGAAAACGGCCTTGGTGTTGAGTAAAAATGGAGGAGGAGGTGGAAAAATTTCTGAGGAGAAAGGCAGATGGCGAAGGAGCCGATCTCACCTTTCCTCCTCACCGACCCCACCACGAATCGAGCTTCTTCGAGTATTTCATCCTTAGAGGCGTCAAATTCCACTCTCACCAACACGATtccttctcttgttctttccaAGTCCCCCCTCGCCTCACTGTATGTAAAAATTGGTGGTTGAGCTTCAGAGAATCGGATTTGTTATTGGTTTATTTTCTATTGTTAGCTGAAGTAATGACACCCTTTATCAATAGTATGTGGGATCAAGGTTTTTATTCTTGTGCAGGATGAAAATGGGAACTTGGCTGTGGGTGCTATATCAGCTTTAGTAGATGAAATCGGGGCTGCGGCCATTCATCGGGAGGGTCTGGCCATGGATGTATCGGTGGACATGTCCATCTCTTATCTCTCCCCTGCTAAGGTCAATGTAAGCGCTCTTGTTCCAATCTTCTGCTTTTCagattattaataaatattgctcTTTTTGTTATGCATGTTCGTTGTGGACATAGATTAAATCTTGGTGTTGGATTTGTTTTCTCAATGAGAGATTATCACTCTAGATTGCACATACCACTAGGCCAAGAGATCCTTGACTGTTATCCTGGAATTTACTTATTAAGGTGTGGAGATGCCAACTGAGGAGCTACCTTTTTGTGGAGTGTGTGAATTGGTTGGAACACCTTAAAGGTGTGAATCGTATGTTGAAAGAGGAATTTTGAATCCCATCTGAAATATTGtgcaataattatttatatttgtttGTTCAGCCATAAGCAGATATGCTAGTTCTGTTGCACTTGCCTCATTCTTTTTTTCTTTAT from Primulina tabacum isolate GXHZ01 chromosome 3, ASM2559414v2, whole genome shotgun sequence encodes:
- the LOC142539161 gene encoding uncharacterized protein LOC142539161 isoform X3, with the protein product MEEEVEKFLRRKADGEGADLTFPPHRPHHESSFFEYFILRGVKFHSHQHDSFSCSFQVPPRLTDENGNLAVGAISALVDEIGAAAIHREGLAMDVSVDMSISYLSPAKVNAKRSLTVILEFTY
- the LOC142539161 gene encoding uncharacterized protein LOC142539161 isoform X1, which translates into the protein MEEEVEKFLRRKADGEGADLTFPPHRPHHESSFFEYFILRGVKFHSHQHDSFSCSFQVPPRLTDENGNLAVGAISALVDEIGAAAIHREGLAMDVSVDMSISYLSPAKVNDELDIVARFLGNRGSYYGTSVVLRNKITGEVVAEGRHSLYRKPASKI
- the LOC142539161 gene encoding uncharacterized protein LOC142539161 isoform X2, with translation MEEEVEKFLRRKADGEGADLTFPPHRPHHESSFFEYFILRGVKFHSHQHDSFSCSFQVPPRLTDENGNLAVGAISALVDEIGAAAIHREGLAMDVSVDMSISYLSPAKVNVWRCQLRSYLFVECVNWLEHLKGVNRMLKEEF